From the genome of Setaria viridis chromosome 1, Setaria_viridis_v4.0, whole genome shotgun sequence:
TTGACACACAGGAACTGACTTCGTGGAGCAATCAGGGTGGGAAGGTCTCTGTGAAAGGATTGCTGAGCTGGTGATGTGGAGGAACGTGGCTAAATCGGCACTGTGGTTCGGGTTTGGATCTATGTTCTTTTTCTCATGCTCATTTTCGAGAGAGATCACCTTCAGGCATGTGAAATTTTCATACTCTTTTAACTGAAATTCCTGGCATTATGTATGTTTCATTGCTGTAATCTCGTAATGAACTTTGGGTGATGATTTGCAGCCCAATCTCGGCTCTCTGTCACCTCGGCGTTATGATCTTGGGCTTGGCATTCTTCAAAGATTCTGTTCCTCAGAGGTATGATTGATCAGTGATTTGATATTGGTTTTGCCCATCTTGATGATTGAAACAGACAATTTTATGAGGTTGCAACTGGGAAACAGGCCGCAGGTGGAGAGGGGGAGAAGCTTCCAGTTGACTGAAGAAGATGTGCTTCGTGCTTCACGAGCTGTGCTTCCCATTGCAAACTCCATGATATCTACGGCACAAGTGATCTTCTCTGGTGAACCCTCAATGACTCTCAAAGTAAGCCTCAAATTTTGTTCAAGATCTGGCAGTACTGCAAAATATATTGTTTTCCCTGAATAATTTAGGACTCTGTTGGCTGGAATGTTAGGTGCTGCCTGTACTTCTGTTTGGTGCTAAATATGGGAGTCTGGTTACAGTGTGGAGGCTTCTAGCTGCAGGTACAAACAAATCCACAAGGAAATAGACAGCAACCAATTTGGCATGACTGCACTGTAATATAATGTTCTGTTTGATGAAAACTGCAGGATTTTTCACTAGTTTTACAGTCCCAAAGTTATATAGCAGCTATTCAAGTCAAATTCATAGAAGAGGTGTGTTTCAGCTGCCCCTAGTGAACCTTATCTATTTTCTGTGAATATCCTTGATGGCATATGACTGAATTTCTCCTTGTTTGATTTCAGTTGAGATTTTGAGAGATCGGGCTCAAGAATCATGGAAGTCTTGTCCACGCAAGAAACTTGTCGCAGCCACGGCAGTGACGATGTGCTGGAACTTGTTTAGTGTGAAGACACGTGTCATGGCAGGTATATATAACTGAAATGGATGGGGCAGCTGAGATAAACCTCTTTCGTCAATTTCATTAACTGAAAAATCATAAGATTTATTTATTACGAGTAGTTTGTTAAGAAAAATTTTAAACTGCACAATAATTAAGCTGTATTATTGAAAATATCAAAGTTTCCAAGTTCACACAGAACCAGTTTCTGCTTACTTCAGGCTAAACTGGTGGATTCAGATATTGATGCATGAAACATTTAAAATTCAGATAATTTAGCCTGTTTCAAAAGGCAGCTCACTACCCTTTAGTGAGTGATTGATGTTGATTGTCTCTTTTGACTAATGGTTTATTGCAGAAATTCACACATGGTACTAAGTGGAAATAGGGAATGGAGTGCCATTCTGGTATTTAGGGAACATGATATGAAAGTCATACAATTCAATTGTGATGGAAAATGAATATTCTTGTCGAAGTTAATAATCTAACAGTAGGCACTTTTGCATCATTAGGTCATTTGCTAATTATTTATTCCAAAATCTCTGACTGAAATGTTATTAGTGGCTTTACTGTTCTGTGAATAAAGATTATGACATTATCAGCACACCAATGATTATTGAACCGGCAGAGTTTGTAACAAAAATATATTCTTAATTCCTAAAATATGGTTGCTTCTACTTGTATCCATTCTGTTTTCTTACATTTCCCACACTCGAGGGATAAAAAATCAGGAGGGGTGACTTCAAAATTCAAGTTTAACTGATGCAAAGGTTGCTTTTCAATGGCAATAATTTAACATGGAGATACATACTTCTCTTTTGCAGCTTTTGTTTCACTTGTAATACTGCGTTACAATCAGAAGTACCGCAAGGTGGACATCAACACTGATGTTGAAATTTGTCAAGACAATGAAGGGCAGCAAATGGAGACGGACGAGTAGATTTTGCAGCACACTTGTACCAATCTCAGGCACAGCTCATGGCTCATCAGAGGGACGGCAGCAGTGTCTTCTTAACCTGCTACGATTACTACTACTTCTGTACAATAATATTCAGTTCCACGCCTAGTGGTTCTGTTAGCTGCTATGTATTTATGAACGCATCAGGGGAGCTTCTACTATGCCGTAATTATGAGCACTCGTAGAGTGCGTTCTGCATGCTgataaataaaatagaaaagcgTGTCGTGTGTATTCTCGAGTTTGCAGATCCCTCTGGTTAGCATTTAAATATTTGTGTGATAATTAAAATATGACTCGCTCAATGTTCATACACCAATTAAACTTGTGTCATCTTTTTACGTCTATGGTTGAAACCACCACGTGAAACCGTGCTTGCCCATATTTGGGAAGAAATCTGCTCTTATATTTGCAAGGTCCCACGAATTTCTTTACGTTCTTCTCCTATATTTGTTTGATAATTAACTATTCTAGTTTAATCTTACAGACTACAATGCACTTAAGTGGAACGCAACTGCGAGCTATAGAAATCTTCAGATGCGAAGTGTGGATGGAAAGGAATAGTGGCTGTACCTACTATACCGAAATCAGAGTGAGattattcgcaaaaaaaaaaaagaaatcagagtGAGATGACGTGTGAAGCTTTTGTTTGACTTGGTCTGAGCCTAACTTATTGGACAGGATTAGAGCTGTCTGTCTGTACCGGGTCCAGTTCGTCGTCGTTGGCCGGCTGCAGTGTCATGCGTGGTGTGCGGCTTCCTGCTTGTACCATGCAAAGATGAGAGAGACACAACTCGTGCCACTGGCATGCTGAAGACGCTTGATTCCGTGTCTGTATCTGTGGATCAACCTGGTCAGCGACTTCGTGCTTGACCTTGTTGGCATGGACAATTAATTGGTCATGTGTGGCGCCTGCCGCCGTGCCAATACGGCCAGGACCCTTGACTTTGTTCTTCACGGGCATCTGCATTCTAGCTAACATAGCACAGGAATATGGTCTACGTCAATCTATATAAAGTGCTCcccgcatctcatcttccaacACAAGAAGCCCAAACCATTTTACACACACCACTTTGGCACTCCCGCAAATCAAACACTGTAGCTTGTGGGAAACCATAGTCCAATGGCATCGCAAATTGAGAgccaccgcgccggcgcagAGGTCGTCAATGGAGACGCCATCTGCAGGAAGAAGTCCATCGAGCTCCTCGAGGAGCTTGGCCTCCCAAAGGGCCTGCTGCCCCTTGAGGACATCGAGGAGTTCGGGTACAACCGTGAGGATGGGTTCATGTGGCTGgtgcagaggaagaagaaggtggagcaCACCTTCAAGAAGATCAAGCAGATCGTGTCGTACGCCGGCGAGGTCACGGCCTTTGTCGAGAAGGGGAAGCTGAAGAATATCTCCGGGGTCAAGACCAAAGAGTTGTTCCTATGGCTCAGCGTGGTGGAGGTGTATGTTCCAGAATCCTCGCCGGAGAAGGTCACCTTCAAGACCGGCACTGGACTCTCCGATACCTTTGATGCCACTGCCTTCGCACTCGGAGAGTGATGGATTCAATTCTCAACTGCCCATTCGACGTGGATGAGTGCATAACTAGAATATGTGGCCACATCTATATCCATCTTTCGCATTATAAACATGTACTTGTCTTTGCTCATTTGGTTCTCTTCATCATATTTGCTAGCATAAACTCAGCACATAAGTAAGCTTACCCGCCTATAAGATGTCATGTACAAATTTCATGTACTCGTACTATATGAtaggaataaaaaaaaagaaggaactGTGTTCTTTTTCCCATTTCCAACTCTAAATGTGAACTAGTGATTGGCGCGCGCACGTATTGCTGCACGGTTGTATGTTTATTTGTTACAGTAGAAATGAAAGGAATTGATGAAAGCATTCTAGATAAGCACAATGAGCCAGACAATGACACAGTACACATAACATTGTTTCAGATAACTTGGGACTAATAAGTTTGACAGTAATTAAGTACGAACAAGCACATATATTTTACAAGATTACTGAGTCCGACAGTGGTTGAGTCCGAACATGCATTTAATAAGATCATTAAGTTTGACAGAAGttgtatctgaacaagcgcacTTAAATAAAAGGTAGTCTTCAGGTTTATGGAGGAAATCAGCATTGCCATCAGAGTGCTTGTCGATGTGGTGTTGGTTTCATCACTCCAGAAAGGTGGAAGGTACTTCTAAGATGATTTGTTAGTAGATGTGATGAAATAAGAAAAGTGAGTATGTAAATAGAAGAGATGTCAAGGAGAGAAGCAACATTGTGTGTACCTTGATACTGCCTTGAATTGTTTAGTTGTTGAATGATAATATGGGTGAATTCACCATCACTTTAACATAGTGATGGAAACAGTTATTCTGAAGTATATAAAATATGCTATGCTACAAGAAGGAACAGTGCTGGGAATCTGATTAAATTCATAATAAAAGGCTTACCTGCTAAACGTCGGTTCTTTGTTTGAGACTCCATGGTAGCACGCATAATGAAGGTATGAGTTTATATTCATATAATTACTTCAAAGTAACATCTTTGCAAAATCGTATTCTCAGTCCACAAAATTGGTATTTCTTAAAATATTTTAGTATACACCTTTTAGTTGTAGCTGATCTATTTTTCAGAAACGAATTGGAGGAACATATAGGTACATCAAAGTAATCATGATATGCGCAAAAAAGGGGATCCTAATTCATCATATCACTGGCTGGGAATGAGTGAATGGGGAATAAAAGGCTTACCTGCCAGAGGTCAGTTCTTGTATCCTAGTTCATCATATCGCTACGATCAATAATGAGCATTCCATAGTTGTGGACCGCAGTAGTGTCTCATTAGACTTTTCCGAAGTCACAccgtcattatttttttttagcaAAGAATGGTCCAGAAAACAGAATATCATGTGAGAAGCATCATATAATTGAAATATACCTGAAGCTAATGGTATCTTTCTCCATCAGGGTGCACCTGCAACTACAGGTTTCTCTTCGTAATGCTTATTGACAAACATGCTCTGCATATAACCACACTTAGATTAGTTCCTGACCAATTCTGTAATGGAAAAGATAGACACATGtgtgcaaaatggaaaaaagattTGCTTGAATAGAGCGTCTTATAAATTAATTTTTGATCCAAATTTAAATTGTTGGCATGATAAGCATTGGCAAGCCATGCTgtgcatttttatttttcaaattaaAGTACTGTATACATTTATGACTTCAGGGGGAAAATATCAATATTTTGTATTAGAAGCAAAACTTTAAAATTCAATATATGCAGGCTTAGTAGGATCTCGAAGCTGGACCAGTTCAATAAACAGATAAAAAATTGGAAAGAAACAATTTCACGCCTCAACTTGAACTCAGAGGTAAATTGATTCTATACCTTGCAGTCTAGTCGAATTGTGTGTGCATCATGGAAGAAACCTGCAAATGTATAATGA
Proteins encoded in this window:
- the LOC117846658 gene encoding reticulon-like protein B18, translated to MEVMAADPSSPAPPAAATALPEPPYHHPPADHPATPPPKPAAAAGAGLRTPSPSPSVQVSGYSLHDLLLLSPPPPSSRRHRSRTRGAAGTGVDESMEMVAVAGTPTPPRRRRRGAAEQCAAPALASPRNTRRARRRLEKDVEAEEDAARRARRRKSTRAAPKAAVAVDKAAAVNEEDTSLALVPACPDATRGTDFVEQSGWEGLCERIAELVMWRNVAKSALWFGFGSMFFFSCSFSREITFSPISALCHLGVMILGLAFFKDSVPQRPQVERGRSFQLTEEDVLRASRAVLPIANSMISTAQVIFSGEPSMTLKVLPVLLFGAKYGSLVTVWRLLAAGFFTSFTVPKLYSSYSSQIHRRVEILRDRAQESWKSCPRKKLVAATAVTMCWNLFSVKTRVMAAFVSLVILRYNQKYRKVDINTDVEICQDNEGQQMETDE
- the LOC117846674 gene encoding uncharacterized protein, whose protein sequence is MASQIESHRAGAEVVNGDAICRKKSIELLEELGLPKGLLPLEDIEEFGYNREDGFMWLVQRKKKVEHTFKKIKQIVSYAGEVTAFVEKGKLKNISGVKTKELFLWLSVVEVYVPESSPEKVTFKTGTGLSDTFDATAFALGE